In the bacterium genome, ACCGCGTGGACGATCTCCTGAAGCGATGAACAAGATGCCGTTGGCAGCACAGGTGGGGACCCGGCACGTGGGATGGGCCGTTTGATGCACGTTCTGGTAATCGCCCCGCACATGGACGACGAGGTGCTCGGCTGCGGCGCTACAATCGCCCGGCACGTAGAGGAAGGCAGCGATGTGGCAGTGTGCATTGTGGCCAATCGGGCCTACGACCACGCGTACGAGGAGGCCCAGATCCAGCGTGAGCGGCAGGCCTGCGAGAAGGCCAAGGAGTGCCTTGGTTACCAGGAACTCTATTACCTGGGTTTGCCGGACGAACAGCTCGACGCTCGGCTGATCGACGTGATCGTTCCCATCGAGAAGGTGTTCGAGGAAGTTTCGCCGGATGTGCTCTATGTGCCGCACCGCGGCGACTACCACCAGGATCACCGCGCTGTTGCGGAGGCGATGCGTGTCGTTGCCCGGCCGTATGCTGCCGCGCGGCCCCGCGCCGTGCGTGCCTACGAAACAAGCTCTTCGACGGGGATGATTCCCGCCGCGACGGACTGGCCCTTTCTGCCCAACTGGTACGTCAACGCCGCGGGGACGCTGGACCGCAAGCTGGCCGCGATGCAGTGCTATGAGACCGAGGGAAGGCCCTATCCGCATCCGCGCTCGCTGGAGGGGATTCGGATCCAGGCCCAGCGCCGGGGTATGGAGGTGGGCCTGGAGGCCGCCGAGGCGTTCATGACGTTGCGTGAGATGTGGTCATGAGAGAAGGCATTTTTTCTTGAGTTGCCTAAGGATGAAGTCTTGACGTCTGGTGGATTGCGCGTTAGTCTTAACCATGACCAATCGTGTCATGTTTAGGCGCCCTGGAGAAGAATTTAAGGTAGGAGTCCTGAGATGGGATTGGTAACGCTGGGGGTCGTTTCGCGGACCCATGATGGTCCGGCCAAGAACCCGAAACGTGTTCTGTTGTTGACCGCGCCGCGTCCTCGTCCAAACTACACGCCCCTTCACTACGGGGACAATCGCGCGCCTCAGGGGCTGGGCTACGTGGCCTCTTTCCTGGAG is a window encoding:
- a CDS encoding PIG-L family deacetylase — translated: MHVLVIAPHMDDEVLGCGATIARHVEEGSDVAVCIVANRAYDHAYEEAQIQRERQACEKAKECLGYQELYYLGLPDEQLDARLIDVIVPIEKVFEEVSPDVLYVPHRGDYHQDHRAVAEAMRVVARPYAAARPRAVRAYETSSSTGMIPAATDWPFLPNWYVNAAGTLDRKLAAMQCYETEGRPYPHPRSLEGIRIQAQRRGMEVGLEAAEAFMTLREMWS